One window of the Shewanella maritima genome contains the following:
- a CDS encoding glycine zipper 2TM domain-containing protein, with product MIAALLSASFSVEANYQRNTAQQVEKVLYGNVESIKHITEKQLVEDRNNGWRTFGGALIGGLIGNQFGSGRGKDAATVLGALIGGRAANEYHKQPYYIEHKLIELMIKQEDGTQVMVIQDLDPGMPLAAGDEVRVVYLPGFVRVDIAM from the coding sequence ATGATTGCAGCGTTGTTGAGCGCAAGTTTTTCGGTTGAGGCTAATTATCAGCGTAATACTGCTCAGCAAGTTGAGAAGGTGCTTTATGGTAATGTAGAGTCAATTAAGCATATTACTGAAAAGCAGTTAGTTGAAGATCGCAATAATGGCTGGCGTACCTTTGGTGGCGCGTTAATTGGTGGCTTAATTGGTAACCAGTTTGGTAGTGGTCGTGGTAAGGATGCGGCGACGGTACTAGGCGCCTTGATTGGTGGCCGTGCTGCCAATGAATATCACAAACAGCCATACTATATAGAGCACAAGCTTATCGAGTTAATGATCAAGCAAGAAGATGGCACCCAAGTAATGGTGATTCAGGATCTAGATCCAGGTATGCCGTTAGCTGCAGGAGATGAAGTGCGTGTGGTGTATTTGCCAGGATTTGTGCGTGTTGATATTGCGATGTAG
- the infA gene encoding translation initiation factor IF-1, with amino-acid sequence MAKEDNIEMQGTILETLPNTMFRVELENGHVVIAHISGKMRKNYIRILTGDKVTVQLTPYDLSKGRIVFRAR; translated from the coding sequence ATGGCGAAAGAAGATAACATTGAAATGCAAGGTACGATCCTTGAAACCTTGCCAAACACAATGTTCCGCGTAGAGCTAGAAAATGGCCATGTGGTCATTGCTCATATTTCTGGAAAAATGCGTAAAAACTATATCCGTATCTTAACTGGTGACAAGGTAACAGTTCAGCTAACACCTTATGACCTATCTAAAGGACGTATCGTTTTCCGTGCGCGTTAA
- a CDS encoding Nif3-like dinuclear metal center hexameric protein, with translation MSTTELTQYLADYLQVDQYKDYAPNGLQVQGSEQITRIVTGVTACQALIDKAVEVNADAILVHHGFFWKSEPEVLTGMKYQRISALIKNDINLFGYHLPIDGHPQIGNNAQLASKIGVALPKIAESVKQNLLWHGELEQALAPQQLAKRLNETLAHKPLHIGEAPELIKTVAWCTGGAQDYIDAAVELGVDAFISGEVSERTFHAAMEQNIHYFAAGHHATERYGIQALGEHLADKFGLEHQFIDIYNPV, from the coding sequence ATTTCTACAACTGAACTTACCCAATATTTAGCTGACTACCTACAAGTTGACCAATATAAAGACTACGCGCCCAACGGCCTTCAGGTACAAGGTAGTGAGCAAATTACTCGTATCGTGACCGGTGTAACGGCATGTCAGGCGCTGATTGATAAAGCGGTTGAAGTTAATGCAGATGCCATTTTGGTTCATCATGGCTTTTTCTGGAAAAGTGAGCCAGAAGTGTTAACGGGGATGAAATACCAGCGTATTAGCGCGTTAATTAAAAACGACATCAATCTATTTGGTTACCACTTACCGATTGATGGACATCCGCAAATAGGCAACAACGCTCAGCTTGCAAGTAAAATTGGCGTAGCCTTACCAAAAATCGCCGAGTCAGTTAAACAAAACCTGCTTTGGCATGGCGAGCTTGAACAAGCATTAGCTCCGCAGCAGTTAGCTAAGCGACTTAATGAAACGCTAGCGCATAAACCGCTTCATATTGGTGAAGCTCCTGAGCTAATTAAAACTGTTGCCTGGTGTACTGGCGGGGCACAAGATTATATAGATGCTGCAGTGGAATTAGGTGTGGATGCATTTATCAGTGGTGAGGTGTCGGAGCGAACATTCCATGCCGCTATGGAGCAAAACATTCACTATTTTGCCGCAGGGCATCACGCAACTGAGCGATACGGTATTCAGGCGCTTGGCGAACATCTAGCAGACAAATTTGGCCTAGAACATCAGTTTATTGATATTTACAACCCTGTATAA
- the metG gene encoding methionine--tRNA ligase yields MTNSTRKILVTSALPYANGPIHLGHMLEYIQTDIWSRYQKLRGHECHYICADDAHGTPIMLKAQQLGMTPEEMIAQVQKEHEQDFADFHIQFDNFHSTHSDENRELASQIYLKLRDGDYIKTKTISQLFDPEKQMFLPDRFVKGTCPKCKSEDQYGDNCDNCGATYSTTDLINPYSAVSGATPVMKDTEHFFFDLPAFEGMLKEWIQSGSLQQEMANKLNEWFEQGLQQWDISRDAPYFGFEIPDAPGKFFYVWLDAPIGYMGSFKNLCDKRDDLNFDDYWGKDSDAEIYHFIGKDIVYFHSLFWPAMLDGAGIRKPTSVYAHGYVTVNGAKMSKSKGTFIKARTYLDNLNPEYLRYYYAAKLNSRIDDLDLNLEDFAQRVNSDLVGKLVNLASRTAGFISKRFDGKLAAVEDKSLIDSFLAKRETIAELYETREFGKAMREIMALADIANAYVADAAPWQLIKQEDQQDAAHQVCSNALNLFRILVTYLKPVLPKLAQDVESFLQVELTWDNMGDDFAGHEIAKFKALMQRIEMKSIEAIIDASTENLQVSQPEPAKAEQTELEKEPIADEITFDDFAKVDLRIALIAKAEHIEKANKLLRLELDLGGETRQVFAGIKSAYAPEDLVGKHTVMVANLAPRKMKFGESQGMVLAAGPGGKDLWILEPHAGAKPGMRVM; encoded by the coding sequence ATGACAAATTCAACGCGTAAAATTTTGGTCACCAGTGCCCTTCCATACGCTAACGGCCCAATCCATTTAGGCCACATGCTGGAATATATTCAAACTGATATTTGGTCACGTTATCAAAAATTACGTGGCCATGAGTGCCACTATATTTGTGCAGATGACGCTCACGGCACACCTATCATGCTAAAAGCGCAGCAGTTAGGTATGACACCTGAAGAAATGATTGCTCAGGTGCAAAAAGAACACGAGCAAGACTTTGCAGATTTTCATATCCAGTTTGACAATTTCCACAGCACTCACAGTGATGAAAACCGTGAGCTGGCCAGTCAAATCTACCTAAAGCTTCGTGATGGCGATTACATCAAAACCAAGACCATCTCGCAATTGTTTGACCCAGAAAAACAAATGTTCTTGCCAGATCGCTTCGTTAAAGGTACTTGCCCGAAGTGTAAGAGTGAAGATCAATACGGCGATAACTGTGACAACTGCGGCGCGACCTACAGCACCACAGATTTGATCAACCCATATTCGGCTGTATCTGGCGCAACACCAGTAATGAAAGACACTGAACATTTCTTCTTCGACCTACCAGCGTTTGAAGGCATGTTAAAAGAGTGGATCCAGTCTGGTTCATTACAGCAAGAAATGGCCAACAAGCTAAATGAGTGGTTTGAGCAAGGCCTGCAACAGTGGGATATTTCTCGTGACGCGCCTTACTTTGGTTTTGAGATCCCAGATGCACCAGGCAAATTCTTCTATGTTTGGTTAGATGCGCCTATCGGCTACATGGGTTCGTTCAAAAACCTATGTGACAAACGTGACGACCTTAACTTCGATGATTACTGGGGCAAAGATTCAGACGCTGAGATTTACCACTTCATTGGTAAAGATATTGTCTACTTCCACAGCCTATTCTGGCCAGCCATGCTTGATGGCGCTGGAATTCGTAAACCAACTAGCGTATACGCCCACGGCTATGTCACGGTTAACGGTGCGAAAATGTCTAAGTCTAAGGGTACCTTTATTAAGGCACGTACCTACTTAGACAACTTAAATCCAGAATACCTACGTTACTACTACGCCGCTAAGCTAAATAGCCGTATTGACGATTTAGACTTAAACCTTGAAGATTTTGCTCAGCGTGTGAACTCTGATCTTGTGGGTAAGCTAGTTAACCTGGCATCACGAACTGCCGGCTTCATCAGCAAACGCTTTGACGGCAAACTTGCTGCTGTGGAAGATAAATCACTTATCGACTCATTCTTAGCTAAGCGTGAAACCATTGCCGAGCTTTACGAAACTCGTGAATTTGGTAAAGCGATGCGCGAAATCATGGCGCTTGCCGATATTGCTAATGCTTACGTGGCAGATGCTGCGCCTTGGCAATTAATTAAGCAAGAAGATCAGCAAGATGCCGCGCACCAGGTTTGTTCAAACGCGCTAAACCTGTTCCGCATTCTTGTGACTTATTTAAAACCAGTGCTGCCAAAACTTGCTCAAGACGTAGAAAGCTTCTTACAAGTTGAACTAACTTGGGACAACATGGGCGATGACTTTGCTGGCCATGAAATCGCTAAGTTTAAGGCGCTAATGCAACGCATTGAGATGAAGAGCATTGAGGCTATCATCGATGCGTCGACTGAAAACCTACAAGTATCTCAGCCGGAACCCGCAAAAGCTGAGCAAACTGAGCTAGAAAAAGAGCCTATTGCCGATGAAATCACCTTTGACGATTTTGCGAAAGTTGATTTACGTATCGCCCTGATCGCCAAAGCGGAGCACATAGAGAAGGCGAATAAACTGCTACGCCTAGAGCTAGACTTAGGCGGTGAAACTCGCCAAGTATTTGCTGGTATTAAGTCTGCTTATGCTCCAGAAGACCTAGTTGGTAAACACACAGTAATGGTTGCTAACCTAGCTCCGCGTAAAATGAAGTTTGGTGAGTCGCAAGGCATGGTGCTAGCTGCAGGCCCAGGCGGTAAAGACCTATGGATCTTAGAGCCACACGCTGGTGCAAAACCTGGCATGCGCGTCATGTAA
- a CDS encoding arginyltransferase: MVGLTNTFDCNYIPGNQERLLVIQEQQLNDHLFEQLLGMGFRRNGNSIYKPHCPACQQCQSIRVPIAEFSPSKRQKRTLKQNVDIQWRLSHQHAEGHFELYERYINARHSDGPMFPPSREQFNEFLICDWLEPTFIELFHQDKLIAVAVTDLMPNSLSAIYSYFDPDYSKRSLGSLMILLQCELAKVLGKRYLYLGYQIDENAKMNYKRLYRPYQILTAQGWQQQQ; encoded by the coding sequence ATGGTGGGACTGACCAACACCTTTGATTGCAATTACATTCCAGGCAATCAGGAGCGACTGTTGGTCATTCAAGAACAGCAACTCAATGATCACCTATTTGAACAACTTTTAGGAATGGGCTTTAGGCGTAATGGTAACTCAATCTACAAACCACACTGCCCAGCCTGCCAGCAGTGTCAGTCTATTCGGGTGCCGATAGCCGAATTTAGCCCGTCAAAGAGGCAGAAACGTACACTAAAACAAAATGTTGATATCCAATGGCGACTCAGTCATCAGCACGCTGAAGGTCACTTTGAACTATATGAGCGTTATATTAATGCTCGTCACAGTGATGGTCCCATGTTTCCACCAAGCCGCGAGCAGTTTAACGAGTTCTTAATATGTGATTGGCTAGAGCCAACCTTTATCGAATTGTTTCATCAAGATAAATTAATCGCTGTTGCGGTAACCGATCTCATGCCTAATAGTTTATCGGCAATTTACAGTTACTTTGACCCTGACTACAGCAAGCGCTCGCTCGGTTCTTTAATGATCTTATTGCAATGTGAGCTCGCTAAGGTCCTTGGTAAACGTTATCTATACCTGGGGTATCAAATCGATGAGAACGCTAAAATGAACTACAAGCGCTTGTACCGCCCGTACCAAATTCTTACTGCACAAGGTTGGCAACAACAGCAATAA
- the cspD gene encoding cold shock domain-containing protein CspD, which yields MASGTVKWFNNAKGFGFICPDQGGEDVFAHYSTIEMEGYRTLKAGQPVSFEVEQGPKGMHASAISPTK from the coding sequence ATGGCAAGCGGAACTGTTAAATGGTTCAACAACGCCAAAGGATTCGGGTTTATCTGCCCAGATCAGGGTGGCGAAGATGTATTTGCGCATTATTCAACAATTGAGATGGAAGGCTACCGCACATTAAAAGCGGGTCAGCCAGTTTCCTTCGAAGTTGAGCAAGGCCCTAAAGGGATGCACGCTTCGGCCATTTCACCAACAAAATAG
- a CDS encoding NADP-dependent isocitrate dehydrogenase: MKDNAPTIIYTETDEAPALATVSFLPIIRKFTNAAGVEVEIRDISLSGRVIANFPENLTDAQKISDALAELGEMAKTPEANIIKLPNISASIPQLKACIAELQAKGYDIPNYPDEPQNDAEKEVKARYDKIKGSAVNPVLREGNSDRRAPGSVKNYAKKNPHSMGKWASDSQSHVAHMSEGDFYSSEQSTTVGAADDVKIVLTKTDGSEQVLKASVALQAGEVIDAAVMSKKALVDFYTREIEAAKSEDVLLSLHLKATMMKVSDPILFGHAVKVFFKDVFAKHAELFEELGVDANNGFGDVYAKIASLPAAKKEEIEADIAAVYAQRPALAMVDSDKGITNLHVPSDIIIDASMPAAIRSSGQMWGPDGQLKDTKAMIPDRCYAGVYQETISFCKQHGAFDPTTMGSVPNVGLMAQKAEEYGSHDKTFEVPAAGTVKVINQAGDVLMSHEVEQGDIYRMCQVKDAPIRDWVKLAVKRSRLSNTPAVFWLDKNRAHDAQLIKKVEQYLPEHDTDGLDLRILSPVEATKHTLARIAKGEDTISVTGNVLRDYLTDLFPILELGTSAKMLSIVPLMNGGGLFETGAGGSAPKHVQQVEKENHLRWDSLGEFLALAASLEHLSQTAGIAKAQVLADSLDSAIGQFLDSNKSPSRRVGELDNRGSHFYLAMYWAQALATQTTDAELAAQFGELAEKLSSSEVAIVAELNQAQGPAVDLGGYYRLDADKAVAAMRPSSTLNAIISA, from the coding sequence ATGAAAGATAACGCTCCAACGATCATCTATACCGAAACTGATGAAGCGCCAGCGCTAGCCACAGTTTCTTTTCTACCTATTATTCGCAAATTCACTAACGCTGCTGGCGTAGAAGTTGAGATCCGTGACATTTCACTTTCTGGTCGTGTCATTGCTAATTTTCCTGAAAACCTAACTGACGCGCAGAAAATCTCTGACGCACTTGCAGAGTTAGGTGAAATGGCGAAAACACCAGAAGCCAACATTATTAAACTGCCTAATATCAGTGCTTCAATTCCTCAGTTAAAAGCATGTATTGCTGAGCTACAAGCAAAAGGCTACGACATTCCAAACTATCCTGACGAGCCACAAAACGATGCAGAGAAAGAAGTAAAAGCACGTTACGACAAGATCAAAGGTAGTGCGGTAAACCCAGTATTGCGTGAAGGTAACTCAGATCGTCGCGCTCCAGGTTCAGTGAAAAACTACGCCAAGAAAAATCCACACTCAATGGGTAAGTGGGCGAGTGACTCTCAATCTCACGTTGCCCACATGAGTGAAGGCGACTTTTATAGTAGCGAGCAATCAACCACTGTTGGCGCTGCTGATGACGTAAAAATCGTACTGACCAAGACTGACGGTAGTGAGCAAGTGCTAAAAGCGTCTGTTGCTTTGCAAGCTGGTGAAGTTATCGACGCTGCTGTTATGAGCAAGAAAGCGCTAGTTGATTTCTACACTCGTGAAATCGAAGCCGCTAAGTCTGAAGATGTGTTGCTTTCTTTGCACTTGAAAGCAACCATGATGAAAGTATCTGACCCAATCCTATTTGGTCATGCAGTAAAAGTATTCTTTAAAGATGTGTTTGCTAAACACGCTGAGCTTTTCGAAGAGCTAGGTGTTGATGCAAATAATGGCTTTGGTGATGTTTACGCTAAGATTGCTAGCCTGCCAGCTGCTAAAAAAGAAGAAATTGAAGCAGACATTGCTGCGGTTTATGCTCAGCGCCCAGCGTTGGCTATGGTTGATTCTGATAAGGGTATCACCAACTTACACGTACCAAGCGACATCATTATCGACGCATCTATGCCAGCTGCGATTCGCTCTTCAGGTCAAATGTGGGGCCCAGATGGTCAATTAAAAGATACCAAAGCAATGATCCCTGATCGTTGTTATGCCGGCGTGTACCAAGAAACCATTTCATTCTGTAAACAACACGGTGCATTCGACCCAACCACTATGGGTAGCGTGCCAAACGTGGGTCTAATGGCACAAAAAGCAGAAGAATACGGTAGCCATGACAAAACCTTTGAAGTGCCTGCTGCAGGTACGGTAAAAGTGATTAACCAAGCTGGCGATGTGTTAATGAGCCACGAGGTTGAGCAAGGTGATATCTACCGTATGTGTCAGGTTAAAGATGCGCCAATTCGTGACTGGGTGAAACTTGCTGTTAAACGTTCGCGTTTAAGTAACACACCTGCAGTATTCTGGTTAGATAAAAATCGCGCCCATGATGCTCAGCTTATTAAGAAAGTAGAGCAATACCTTCCAGAGCACGACACTGACGGATTAGACTTACGTATTCTTTCACCCGTTGAAGCAACAAAGCACACGTTGGCTCGCATCGCGAAAGGTGAAGATACGATTTCAGTAACAGGTAACGTACTGCGTGACTACTTAACCGATTTATTCCCAATTCTTGAGCTAGGCACCAGTGCTAAGATGCTGTCAATTGTGCCGCTAATGAATGGTGGCGGCCTATTCGAAACGGGTGCGGGTGGTAGTGCACCTAAGCATGTTCAGCAGGTAGAGAAGGAAAACCACCTACGTTGGGACTCACTTGGTGAATTCTTAGCATTAGCAGCTTCACTTGAGCACCTAAGCCAAACAGCTGGCATTGCTAAAGCGCAAGTGCTTGCTGATAGCCTAGACAGTGCAATTGGTCAGTTCCTTGATAGCAACAAATCGCCATCTCGCCGCGTTGGTGAACTAGATAACCGTGGTAGTCACTTCTACCTTGCGATGTATTGGGCACAAGCGCTTGCTACTCAAACAACTGACGCTGAACTTGCCGCTCAGTTTGGTGAGTTAGCTGAAAAGCTGTCTTCAAGCGAGGTTGCTATTGTTGCCGAGCTTAATCAAGCACAAGGCCCTGCAGTTGATCTAGGTGGTTACTACCGCTTAGATGCTGATAAAGCCGTTGCTGCAATGCGCCCAAGTTCGACGCTAAATGCAATTATCTCAGCCTAA
- the clpA gene encoding ATP-dependent Clp protease ATP-binding subunit ClpA codes for MLNKDLEVTLNLAFQQARDSRHEYMTVEHLLLALIDNPAAYDALVACGADINKLRDEVATFIEQTTPLIAEPIEDKETQPTLGFQRVLQRAVFHVQSSGRNEVNGANVLVAIFSEQESQAVYLLRRCDITRLDVVNYISHGFSKDEKANEGIENEHTDEQSEQSETRTMLEQFASDLNQQALDGNIDPLIGRDAEVERAIQTLCRRRKNNPLLVGEAGVGKTAIAEGLAYRIVNNQVPDVMNDAKVFSLDMGALLAGTKYRGDFEKRFKSLLKELTANEHAILFIDEIHTIIGAGAASGGVMDASNLLKPLLSSGQLRCMGSTTFQEYQSIFEKDRALARRFQKIDINEPSVAETTKILMGLKSKYEEHHGVRYTQAAISCAASLSDKHINDRHLPDKAIDVIDEAGARMVMMPQSKRKKTIGQGEIEQIIAKLARIPEKTVSSSDKDLLKNLERNLKMVVFGQDKAIESLSSAIRLSRSGLGVDKKPVGSFLFAGPTGVGKTEVTNQLAACLNLKLIRFDMSEYMERHTVSRLIGAPPGYVGYDQGGLLTDAVIKNPHCVVLLDEIEKAHPDVYNLLLQVMDHGTLTDNNGRKADFRHVTLVMTTNAGVQETVRKSIGFRQQDHSQDAMAEINKVFSPEFRNRLDSIVWFNHLDMTVIAKVVDKFLVELQAQLDDKGVTLDVSDEARTLLAEKGYDKAMGARPMGRVVTELIKRPLADEILFGELESGGVAVIDVKDGEINIDCQTTEKVS; via the coding sequence ATGCTGAATAAAGACTTAGAGGTAACCTTGAACCTTGCCTTTCAGCAAGCGAGAGATTCGCGTCATGAGTACATGACGGTAGAACATTTGTTATTAGCGTTAATTGACAACCCAGCGGCTTACGATGCACTCGTTGCATGTGGTGCGGACATCAACAAACTTAGAGATGAAGTTGCGACTTTCATTGAGCAAACCACACCGCTGATCGCTGAACCAATCGAAGATAAAGAAACTCAGCCAACGTTAGGATTTCAACGCGTACTGCAACGCGCTGTATTTCATGTGCAGTCTTCTGGCCGTAACGAAGTAAACGGCGCTAACGTATTAGTTGCGATTTTTAGTGAACAAGAATCACAAGCTGTGTATTTACTGCGCCGCTGCGATATTACTCGCCTTGATGTGGTTAATTACATTTCACATGGCTTCTCGAAAGATGAGAAAGCTAACGAGGGCATTGAGAACGAGCATACCGATGAGCAGTCAGAGCAATCTGAAACTCGCACAATGCTTGAGCAATTTGCCAGCGATCTAAATCAACAAGCATTAGATGGCAATATCGACCCATTAATTGGCCGTGACGCTGAAGTTGAGCGCGCAATCCAAACGCTTTGTCGTCGCCGCAAGAATAACCCATTACTAGTGGGGGAAGCCGGTGTCGGTAAAACTGCCATTGCAGAGGGGTTAGCCTACCGCATTGTTAATAACCAAGTGCCGGACGTGATGAACGACGCCAAAGTGTTCTCGCTTGATATGGGCGCGTTGCTTGCCGGAACTAAATATCGCGGCGACTTTGAAAAACGTTTTAAAAGTTTACTAAAAGAACTCACGGCCAACGAGCACGCGATTTTATTTATCGATGAAATCCACACCATTATCGGCGCAGGCGCTGCGTCAGGCGGGGTGATGGATGCATCTAACTTATTAAAGCCATTGTTATCAAGTGGCCAGCTACGCTGCATGGGCTCAACCACATTCCAGGAATATCAAAGCATTTTTGAGAAAGACCGTGCCTTGGCACGTCGATTCCAAAAAATTGATATTAATGAGCCAAGTGTTGCTGAAACCACTAAGATTTTGATGGGACTCAAGTCTAAGTACGAAGAGCATCACGGCGTACGCTACACCCAGGCGGCGATTAGCTGCGCTGCAAGTTTATCTGATAAACACATTAATGATCGTCACTTACCAGATAAAGCCATTGACGTGATTGATGAAGCGGGCGCGCGCATGGTTATGATGCCGCAAAGCAAACGTAAAAAGACCATTGGGCAGGGCGAGATTGAGCAAATCATCGCTAAACTTGCCCGTATTCCTGAAAAAACTGTCTCGTCATCTGACAAAGACCTACTTAAGAACCTTGAGCGTAATCTTAAGATGGTGGTGTTTGGTCAAGATAAAGCCATTGAAAGCCTTAGCTCAGCAATTCGTTTGTCTCGTAGCGGTCTTGGTGTCGATAAAAAGCCTGTGGGCAGTTTCTTGTTTGCAGGCCCAACCGGTGTGGGTAAAACCGAGGTGACGAATCAGTTGGCGGCATGCTTGAACTTAAAACTAATCCGCTTTGATATGTCCGAATATATGGAGCGTCACACTGTGTCACGCTTAATCGGTGCACCGCCAGGTTATGTTGGTTATGACCAAGGCGGTTTGCTAACGGATGCCGTGATTAAGAATCCGCATTGTGTGGTGCTGCTGGATGAAATCGAGAAAGCCCATCCAGATGTTTATAACTTGCTGCTGCAGGTGATGGACCACGGCACGCTTACCGATAATAACGGCCGCAAAGCTGACTTTAGACACGTTACCTTAGTGATGACAACCAATGCGGGTGTGCAAGAGACTGTGCGTAAGTCGATAGGCTTTAGGCAGCAGGATCATTCACAAGACGCCATGGCAGAAATCAATAAGGTGTTTTCACCAGAGTTCCGTAACCGTTTAGATTCAATTGTGTGGTTCAATCACCTTGATATGACGGTTATCGCCAAAGTGGTCGATAAGTTCTTGGTAGAGTTACAGGCTCAGCTTGATGATAAAGGCGTGACTCTGGACGTGAGCGATGAAGCGCGTACCTTACTTGCTGAGAAAGGTTACGATAAAGCCATGGGCGCGCGCCCAATGGGACGTGTTGTGACTGAGCTGATTAAACGTCCTTTAGCCGATGAAATCTTATTTGGTGAGCTAGAGTCAGGTGGCGTCGCCGTAATTGATGTCAAAGACGGCGAGATTAACATTGATTGTCAGACGACAGAAAAAGTTTCATAA
- the clpS gene encoding ATP-dependent Clp protease adapter ClpS, whose product MAKLGSVEHTEETLGTDLQPPSMYKVVLNNDDYTPMDFVVEVLQRFFNKTEQQATDIMLAIHHKGKGLCGVYPFGIAETKVLQVNQFSKENQHPLLCTLEKA is encoded by the coding sequence ATGGCTAAATTAGGTAGCGTAGAACACACGGAAGAGACCTTAGGGACAGATCTACAACCTCCTAGTATGTATAAGGTTGTTTTGAATAACGATGACTACACGCCAATGGATTTTGTTGTAGAAGTATTACAGCGATTTTTTAATAAGACTGAACAACAAGCGACTGACATCATGTTAGCCATCCATCATAAAGGAAAAGGGCTTTGCGGGGTTTACCCTTTCGGGATAGCAGAAACCAAAGTGCTACAGGTAAACCAATTTTCTAAAGAAAACCAACATCCATTATTGTGTACATTAGAAAAGGCATAA
- the aat gene encoding leucyl/phenylalanyl-tRNA--protein transferase gives MNALSYLNPFDDFPDPNLALSEPNGLLAVGGQLTPERLEQAYFNGIFPWFNVNDPILWWSPDPRAVFTPKPNAGSKSLIKYLKKQPWRYTINHAFEQVIEACAGPRQTQDGTWITKEIQLAYIKLHQLGHAHSVEVWSKDELIGGLYGINVGKVFCGESMFHHQTNASKAAFFALNRFLVEHDFKLIDAQIMNPHLQSLGAVDIPRVEFLAQLHELRHQTTDTSIWQAKELALEF, from the coding sequence GTGAACGCTCTGTCTTATTTAAATCCATTTGATGATTTCCCCGATCCAAACCTAGCGCTCAGCGAGCCCAATGGGTTGCTGGCTGTCGGCGGACAACTCACACCCGAGCGGTTAGAGCAAGCCTACTTTAATGGCATCTTTCCCTGGTTTAACGTTAATGATCCCATTTTATGGTGGAGCCCAGATCCAAGAGCTGTTTTTACGCCTAAGCCAAACGCTGGCAGTAAAAGCCTCATTAAGTATCTCAAGAAGCAACCCTGGCGTTATACCATCAATCACGCCTTTGAACAGGTCATTGAAGCTTGTGCAGGCCCAAGGCAAACTCAAGATGGCACCTGGATAACTAAAGAGATCCAGCTGGCTTATATCAAGCTACACCAGCTAGGTCACGCTCACAGCGTTGAAGTTTGGAGCAAAGATGAATTGATTGGCGGACTATATGGGATCAATGTGGGTAAAGTGTTTTGCGGCGAGTCCATGTTCCATCATCAAACGAATGCGTCTAAAGCGGCTTTTTTTGCGCTCAATAGGTTTTTAGTTGAGCACGATTTTAAGCTCATTGACGCGCAAATCATGAACCCACATCTTCAAAGTCTAGGCGCAGTTGATATCCCTAGAGTCGAGTTTTTAGCCCAATTGCATGAGCTGCGCCATCAAACAACAGATACAAGTATCTGGCAAGCCAAGGAGTTAGCACTTGAGTTCTAA